A single window of Tolypothrix sp. NIES-4075 DNA harbors:
- a CDS encoding ABC transporter ATP-binding protein, whose amino-acid sequence MKTRSNYWQLLPYIRPQWHNIVKGFIGILGYVLATLALITLARQFASVFGGRNLSAIALEIAMLATVFLVRGFFQSVQDIYMAKAALRVAFNLRKYIYTHLQKLNLSYFETAKTGDLSYRMTEDVDRVGEVVHKLFHDFIPCILQLVAIPIYMIWLNWQLTLAIIIVAPLMGVLIGWFGERLRIFSLKSQSHVSDLSAILTEVFSGIRIIQAFAAEKYEIARFSREADRTMKAKYSAERLKAIQIPIIGFLEAVSILILLFVGGWQIATGNLTVDKFVAFLTAGALLIDPIGHVTSNYNEFKQGEASVDRVFELLAIKPTVEEKANALTLPDVSGKVEYCHVSFAYKKGEFVIKDISLLAMPGEAIALVGASGAGKTTFVNLLPRFYDPEAGEILIDGVDIRDVTLDSLRRQIAIVPQETIMFSGTIAQNIAFGQDAFEMKAVQEAAKIANAHQFIKQLPEGYDTWVGERGVNLSGGQRQRIAIARAVLRNPRILILDEATSALDSESEALVQEALERLMADRTVFIIAHRLSTVRRCDRILVFERGQIVESGTHEELLTLERRYARFYAQQFS is encoded by the coding sequence TTGAAAACGCGCTCTAATTACTGGCAACTTTTACCGTATATTCGACCCCAATGGCACAATATTGTCAAGGGTTTTATTGGCATTTTAGGATATGTATTAGCAACTTTAGCTCTGATTACGCTGGCGCGTCAATTTGCAAGTGTCTTTGGTGGGAGAAATTTATCTGCGATCGCTCTCGAAATTGCAATGCTGGCAACGGTGTTTCTTGTCAGAGGGTTTTTTCAATCTGTACAAGATATCTATATGGCAAAAGCCGCTCTGCGAGTAGCTTTTAATCTTCGCAAGTATATCTACACTCACTTACAAAAGTTAAATCTCAGCTATTTTGAAACTGCAAAAACAGGCGATTTATCTTATCGAATGACCGAAGATGTTGACCGAGTTGGGGAAGTTGTCCATAAACTCTTTCACGATTTTATCCCCTGCATTTTGCAGTTGGTGGCAATTCCCATATACATGATTTGGTTAAATTGGCAATTAACCTTAGCTATTATTATCGTTGCCCCGTTAATGGGCGTTTTAATTGGGTGGTTTGGCGAACGTTTGCGTATATTTTCGCTGAAAAGTCAAAGTCATGTATCTGATTTATCGGCAATTTTAACTGAGGTTTTCAGCGGGATTCGGATTATTCAAGCCTTCGCAGCCGAGAAATACGAAATCGCTCGCTTTAGTCGAGAAGCCGATCGCACGATGAAAGCGAAGTACTCAGCGGAACGTCTCAAAGCAATTCAGATACCCATCATCGGATTTTTAGAAGCTGTCAGTATTTTAATTTTACTTTTCGTCGGTGGTTGGCAAATTGCTACTGGTAATTTGACGGTTGATAAATTTGTCGCTTTTTTAACAGCAGGCGCTTTATTAATCGATCCGATTGGTCATGTTACCAGCAATTACAACGAATTTAAACAGGGTGAAGCTTCTGTAGACCGCGTTTTTGAGTTGTTGGCAATTAAACCAACGGTGGAGGAAAAAGCAAATGCTCTAACTCTACCTGATGTCAGCGGTAAGGTGGAATATTGTCATGTTTCCTTTGCTTACAAAAAAGGCGAATTTGTAATTAAGGATATCAGTTTATTAGCCATGCCAGGAGAAGCGATCGCTTTAGTTGGTGCTTCTGGTGCTGGTAAAACTACTTTCGTCAATCTTTTACCGCGTTTTTACGACCCTGAAGCTGGTGAAATTTTAATTGATGGTGTTGATATTCGTGATGTGACGCTAGATAGTCTGCGACGACAAATTGCCATAGTTCCTCAAGAAACTATCATGTTTTCCGGCACAATTGCCCAAAATATCGCTTTCGGACAAGATGCTTTTGAGATGAAAGCTGTACAAGAAGCTGCGAAAATTGCTAACGCTCATCAATTTATTAAGCAACTACCTGAAGGTTATGATACTTGGGTAGGTGAGAGAGGGGTAAATTTATCCGGTGGACAAAGACAAAGAATAGCGATCGCTCGTGCTGTTCTGAGAAATCCGAGAATTTTGATTTTAGATGAAGCGACATCTGCCCTAGATTCAGAATCAGAAGCTTTGGTACAAGAAGCACTGGAAAGATTAATGGCAGATCGAACGGTATTTATTATCGCTCATCGGTTATCGACGGTGAGAAGATGCGATCGCATTTTAGTTTTTGAACGAGGGCAAATTGTCGAATCCGGTACTCATGAAGAATTGTTAACGCTTGAGCGTCGTTATGCGCGATTTTACGCCCAGCAATTTAGTTAA
- a CDS encoding ATP-binding protein, translated as MRDFTPSNLVKQVNITLQNTPTILFLSGASGVGKTTIVATLREHNTNPSRVFLHADSDNVPSFTEMISQAGSLERFQEIATHKWIEKITREYQSTDTVIIEGQARFNYIEDACRKFGVTKYAIILIDCDWEIMRDRLLNNRQQPELVTHDMQNWVKFLRKQAREKNIPIINTSCLTLEEVVDIIQTKILLVSATPG; from the coding sequence ATGCGCGATTTTACGCCCAGCAATTTAGTTAAACAGGTGAATATAACATTGCAAAACACTCCGACTATCCTCTTTTTATCTGGTGCATCCGGTGTTGGGAAAACTACAATAGTTGCTACTCTTCGGGAACATAATACTAATCCGTCTCGTGTTTTCCTGCACGCTGATTCTGATAATGTTCCCTCTTTTACCGAGATGATTTCGCAAGCGGGTTCTTTGGAAAGATTCCAGGAAATTGCCACACACAAGTGGATTGAAAAGATTACACGCGAATATCAAAGTACAGACACGGTAATTATAGAAGGACAAGCTCGCTTTAATTATATTGAGGATGCTTGCCGTAAATTCGGTGTCACAAAATACGCGATTATTTTAATTGATTGCGATTGGGAAATAATGCGCGATCGCTTGCTCAACAATCGGCAACAACCAGAATTAGTTACTCATGATATGCAAAACTGGGTTAAGTTTCTACGCAAGCAAGCGCGGGAAAAAAACATTCCGATCATAAATACTTCTTGTTTGACCCTAGAGGAAGTAGTGGACATTATTCAAACTAAGATTTTGCTAGTTTCTGCCACCCCAGGTTAA
- a CDS encoding SGNH/GDSL hydrolase family protein, which translates to MHKNTLLKTFVTAAISSAAFLCVGVHNAIAASFNSISRIYAFGDSYSDNGAALQITTAAVKAGVPGSFIFPRVDVYDSGGRWTNNPGLTSVEVLAKQENLQLTDYAVGGAKSGNGNLSTWLDQYQNTGLFGQIEQYKTEVNRAADSNGLYFIFISTNDLSERFFNNQTGSVDALASAAVNNIVSGVSQLAALGAKQFFVVNSTDLAALPLFEEYSQEAAKFRDVINESLPGQLDTLNKQLGVEVALYDHVAISNKIRSTPAAYGFTNINDACELLYTTAGLEPGCSTPDNYYYYDEIHPTRRVYQIIGEDMANFLETQKTTVPEPSTVVALISCISMISLLRRKVRA; encoded by the coding sequence ATGCATAAAAATACTCTTTTGAAAACTTTCGTTACTGCCGCAATAAGTAGTGCGGCTTTCTTGTGTGTGGGTGTTCATAACGCTATTGCCGCTTCTTTCAACTCCATTTCTCGTATTTATGCCTTTGGTGATAGCTATTCAGATAATGGGGCAGCACTTCAGATTACAACAGCAGCAGTCAAAGCTGGGGTACCTGGATCATTTATATTCCCACGAGTGGATGTGTATGACTCTGGTGGTCGATGGACAAATAATCCCGGATTAACATCAGTTGAGGTATTGGCAAAACAAGAAAATTTACAGTTAACAGATTATGCTGTAGGAGGTGCAAAAAGTGGTAATGGCAATTTAAGTACCTGGCTCGATCAATATCAAAATACGGGTTTATTCGGTCAAATCGAACAATATAAAACAGAAGTTAATCGCGCGGCAGATTCTAATGGGTTATACTTCATTTTTATATCTACAAATGACTTATCAGAAAGGTTTTTTAATAATCAGACTGGTTCGGTCGATGCACTAGCTTCTGCTGCTGTTAACAATATTGTTTCTGGAGTATCACAACTTGCAGCGCTAGGGGCAAAACAGTTTTTTGTCGTAAATTCTACAGATTTAGCTGCATTACCGCTTTTTGAGGAATACTCACAAGAGGCAGCTAAGTTTAGAGATGTTATCAATGAAAGTCTTCCCGGTCAACTTGATACCCTGAATAAGCAATTAGGTGTTGAAGTTGCACTGTATGACCACGTTGCAATTAGCAACAAAATTCGCTCTACCCCAGCGGCATATGGTTTTACCAATATAAATGATGCCTGCGAACTTTTATACACTACTGCTGGGTTGGAGCCTGGTTGTTCAACACCTGATAATTATTATTACTACGATGAGATTCATCCCACTCGTCGTGTATATCAAATCATTGGTGAAGATATGGCTAATTTCTTAGAGACACAAAAAACAACTGTTCCTGAACCATCAACTGTTGTAGCTTTGATATCTTGTATAAGCATGATAAGTTTACTACGGCGTAAAGTTCGTGCGTAG
- a CDS encoding GGDEF domain-containing protein has protein sequence MLAGAIKVAQSIQQVIHDQAIPHVQSDVKDIVTLSLGITCVIPTCDIKPNTLIASADKALYNAKQKGRDRYCTH, from the coding sequence GTGCTAGCAGGAGCGATCAAAGTAGCACAAAGTATTCAACAAGTAATTCACGATCAGGCTATTCCTCATGTACAGTCTGATGTCAAGGATATCGTCACACTTAGTTTGGGTATTACTTGTGTCATACCCACTTGCGACATCAAGCCAAATACACTCATCGCTTCAGCCGATAAAGCACTGTACAATGCCAAACAAAAAGGACGCGATCGCTATTGTACTCATTAG
- a CDS encoding MFS transporter has translation MANIVKPPCDEAIIRTTSSHEPCARDVRPWVLAATILGSSMAMIDGSVVNVALPVMQARLNATATQVQWVVESYALFLAALILVGGSLGDNFGRRRIFAVGIALFGLASIWCGLSPNINQLILARAIQGIGGALLVPGSLAIISAAFSQEQRGQAIGTWSGFTAITSALGPVLGGWLVEQASWRWIFFLNVPIALLVLGIVFLRVPESRNQAATGKLDWWGAFLVTVGLGSLVYGLLEAGHTSLSDLVAIIGLGMGLATLIVFVLVEKSQRMPMMPLSLFGSGTFSGANLLTLLLYAALGGVLFFFPFNLIQVQGYSPTAAGGAFLPLILLMFLLSRWSGGLVSRYGAKRPLIIGPSIAAVGFALFALPSIGGSYWTTFFPAIAVLGFGMSISVAPLTTTVMGAVKVEQAGTASGINNAVARTASLLAIAVFSLIVSHAFNSALDTRLTQLQIPPSVQQMLDPQRVKLAGAEIPPGLSEAVASVLKSAIAQSFVSSFRLVMLIASGLAIVSAIVAALMIKGDPKNKISSRVLDIWWKLILRCPKSFVETRNFASLHLFHQMSIEIIGCG, from the coding sequence ATGGCTAATATCGTCAAACCACCCTGCGATGAAGCTATCATACGCACTACATCCAGCCATGAGCCATGTGCTAGAGATGTTAGACCGTGGGTTTTGGCAGCGACGATTCTTGGCTCCAGCATGGCAATGATTGATGGCAGTGTGGTTAACGTCGCACTACCTGTGATGCAAGCTCGATTGAATGCAACGGCAACTCAGGTGCAGTGGGTGGTGGAGTCCTACGCGCTGTTTCTGGCGGCATTAATTTTAGTCGGTGGTTCGCTGGGTGATAACTTCGGACGGCGACGCATCTTTGCTGTCGGAATCGCACTTTTCGGTTTAGCTTCGATTTGGTGTGGATTGTCGCCCAATATCAATCAGTTAATTTTAGCACGAGCCATACAGGGAATTGGAGGTGCGCTGTTAGTGCCTGGGAGTTTGGCTATCATAAGTGCTGCATTTAGTCAAGAACAACGAGGACAGGCGATCGGTACTTGGTCGGGTTTTACTGCGATTACATCTGCACTGGGTCCTGTGTTGGGTGGTTGGTTAGTGGAACAAGCATCTTGGCGTTGGATCTTTTTTCTGAATGTGCCTATAGCATTGCTGGTTTTAGGAATTGTGTTTTTGCGTGTACCAGAAAGCCGTAATCAAGCCGCAACGGGCAAGCTGGATTGGTGGGGTGCATTTTTGGTAACAGTCGGTTTAGGTAGTCTTGTCTATGGATTGCTGGAAGCTGGACATACAAGCTTGAGCGATTTAGTTGCGATTATTGGACTGGGTATGGGTCTTGCAACGCTGATTGTGTTTGTGCTGGTGGAAAAAAGTCAGCGTATGCCGATGATGCCGTTGAGTTTATTTGGTTCTGGAACTTTCAGTGGTGCAAACTTACTCACGCTGCTGTTGTATGCTGCATTAGGTGGAGTATTATTCTTTTTTCCGTTTAATTTAATTCAGGTACAAGGTTACTCACCGACTGCCGCAGGTGGTGCATTTTTACCACTGATTCTGTTAATGTTTCTGCTGTCACGTTGGTCAGGTGGATTAGTCAGTCGTTACGGAGCAAAACGACCGTTGATTATTGGTCCGAGTATTGCTGCTGTCGGATTTGCTTTGTTTGCTTTACCCAGTATTGGGGGTAGCTATTGGACAACATTCTTTCCGGCGATCGCTGTCTTGGGATTTGGTATGTCAATTAGCGTTGCACCACTAACTACTACAGTAATGGGAGCGGTGAAAGTAGAGCAAGCTGGAACTGCTTCCGGTATTAATAATGCAGTTGCTCGCACTGCCAGTTTACTAGCGATCGCTGTTTTTAGTCTCATCGTTTCCCATGCCTTTAATTCTGCTCTTGATACTCGTTTAACACAGCTACAAATACCACCATCAGTCCAACAAATGCTAGACCCGCAACGAGTCAAGTTGGCTGGGGCAGAAATTCCACCTGGATTAAGTGAAGCGGTTGCTTCAGTATTGAAAAGCGCGATCGCTCAATCATTTGTAAGTAGTTTTCGTTTAGTGATGCTGATTGCATCTGGACTAGCGATTGTTAGTGCGATCGTTGCTGCATTGATGATTAAGGGAGATCCAAAAAATAAAATATCCAGCCGTGTATTAGACATCTGGTGGAAATTAATTCTGCGTTGCCCGAAATCCTTTGTAGAGACGCGAAATTTCGCGTCTCTACATCTTTTCCACCAGATGTCTATTGAAATAATTGGTTGCGGATAG
- a CDS encoding c-type cytochrome: MDNQINKPEILIQRIALLAVVILLAILLGIFAVRTLRASDPYVKSVLSLTGDPIQGHAIFQINCAGCHGLEASGRVGPSLQAVSKRKSRYGLIHQVTSGDTPPMPKFKPSVKEMADLLNYLESL; encoded by the coding sequence TTGGATAACCAGATTAACAAACCTGAAATTCTGATTCAGCGGATCGCTTTATTGGCTGTGGTGATTCTGCTAGCAATCCTTTTGGGCATTTTTGCTGTTCGCACCCTTAGAGCCTCCGATCCTTATGTTAAGAGTGTTCTATCGCTGACAGGAGACCCAATTCAAGGACACGCTATTTTTCAAATAAACTGTGCGGGTTGTCATGGTTTAGAAGCTTCGGGACGAGTGGGTCCGAGTTTGCAAGCCGTCTCTAAGCGAAAGTCACGTTATGGGTTGATTCACCAAGTAACCAGCGGTGACACCCCACCAATGCCCAAATTCAAGCCTAGCGTTAAAGAAATGGCGGATCTGTTGAATTATTTGGAGAGTCTTTGA
- the petG gene encoding cytochrome b6-f complex subunit V — translation MVEPLLSGIVIGLIVVTLAGLFYKAYEQFKRGNQLGL, via the coding sequence GTGGTTGAACCCCTGCTATCAGGTATTGTAATTGGTTTGATTGTTGTCACCCTGGCTGGCTTGTTTTATAAAGCTTACGAGCAATTTAAGCGCGGTAATCAACTCGGTCTGTAA
- the rsmD gene encoding 16S rRNA (guanine(966)-N(2))-methyltransferase RsmD — MSLRIYGNRQIKTLPGQDTRPTSARVREAVFNIWQGEIAGCRWLDLCAGSGSMGAEALSRQASVVVGIEQSSRACAIIQQNWQQVQNENQEFQVLRGDVLQRLKNLSGKQFDKIYFDPPYASGLYQPVLEAIAVGQLLDSSGEIAVEHSPQNWTAPVIPAWEICREKVYGNTALTFYRIRE, encoded by the coding sequence ATGAGTCTGAGAATTTACGGAAATCGCCAGATAAAAACTTTACCTGGACAAGATACCCGTCCCACGAGTGCGCGGGTACGCGAAGCAGTTTTTAATATTTGGCAGGGAGAAATAGCTGGTTGTCGCTGGCTGGATTTGTGCGCCGGTAGCGGTTCAATGGGGGCAGAAGCTTTATCTAGACAAGCAAGCGTTGTTGTAGGCATTGAACAGTCGAGTCGAGCCTGTGCCATTATTCAACAAAACTGGCAGCAAGTACAAAACGAAAATCAGGAATTTCAAGTGCTGCGGGGAGACGTATTGCAGCGCTTAAAAAACTTATCCGGAAAGCAATTTGATAAAATTTATTTCGATCCGCCTTATGCCAGTGGATTATATCAGCCAGTGTTAGAAGCGATCGCGGTAGGTCAGCTTTTAGATTCTAGCGGTGAAATCGCGGTAGAACACAGTCCCCAAAATTGGACAGCCCCAGTAATTCCAGCTTGGGAAATATGCCGTGAGAAAGTTTACGGCAACACCGCTTTGACATTCTACAGGATTCGGGAATGA
- the hisH gene encoding imidazole glycerol phosphate synthase subunit HisH codes for MPVIAVIDYEMGNLHSVCKGLEKAGATPKITHSSKDLQQADAVILPGVGAFDPAVQHIRARGLEQPIKEAIASGKPFLGICLGLQILFESSEEGKLPGLGIIKGKVRRFIPEPGITIPHMGWNQLQLTQPKSILWEHLPYQPWVYFVHSYYVDPIDPQIRAASVTHGNQTVTAAIATDNLMAVQFHPEKSSNIGLQILSNFVSQVREKIPA; via the coding sequence ATGCCGGTAATTGCAGTCATAGATTATGAGATGGGAAATTTGCATTCCGTCTGCAAAGGTTTGGAAAAAGCAGGGGCAACTCCGAAGATAACTCACTCTTCAAAAGATTTACAACAAGCAGATGCTGTTATTTTGCCAGGAGTGGGAGCATTCGATCCGGCAGTGCAACATATAAGAGCGCGTGGTTTAGAACAACCAATAAAAGAAGCGATCGCCAGCGGTAAACCTTTCTTAGGTATATGCTTAGGATTGCAAATTCTCTTTGAATCTAGTGAAGAAGGCAAACTACCAGGACTCGGAATTATCAAAGGAAAAGTGCGACGGTTTATTCCCGAACCAGGAATTACTATTCCCCACATGGGTTGGAATCAACTGCAATTGACTCAGCCAAAAAGTATTTTGTGGGAGCATTTACCTTATCAGCCTTGGGTATATTTTGTCCATTCTTACTATGTTGACCCAATTGACCCCCAAATCCGCGCTGCCAGCGTCACCCACGGTAATCAAACAGTCACAGCAGCGATCGCAACCGATAACCTCATGGCAGTCCAATTTCATCCCGAAAAATCCTCTAATATAGGACTGCAAATCCTCTCTAATTTTGTTTCTCAAGTCCGCGAAAAAATTCCTGCATAA
- a CDS encoding pyroglutamyl-peptidase I family protein, translating into MKKRILLTSFDIWLPHQQSNSSDDLLIEVGKLNSLVYDLTFLRQLPVDGQLASSQVKAKIELIQPNYIILCGMAESRKQLSVEKIASKAENILQTTVNLEQLVAEATAIEISHDCGKFVCEHLYYSVLDYLRQHQLTIGCIFVHVPVLTKENFEGIFADFLLIVDKLALL; encoded by the coding sequence ATGAAGAAAAGAATCCTATTAACTTCTTTTGACATTTGGTTGCCTCATCAACAGTCAAATTCCTCTGATGATTTATTGATCGAAGTCGGCAAACTTAACTCGCTTGTTTATGATTTGACTTTTTTGCGACAGTTACCAGTCGATGGACAGCTTGCCAGTTCTCAGGTTAAGGCAAAAATCGAACTCATTCAACCAAATTACATCATCCTTTGTGGCATGGCAGAAAGCCGTAAACAATTGAGTGTTGAAAAAATTGCCAGTAAAGCCGAAAATATTTTGCAGACAACGGTAAATTTAGAACAACTAGTCGCGGAAGCAACCGCAATTGAGATTAGCCATGACTGCGGCAAATTCGTCTGCGAGCATCTTTACTATTCAGTCTTGGACTATTTGAGACAGCACCAACTCACAATTGGTTGTATTTTTGTTCACGTTCCCGTTTTGACAAAAGAAAATTTTGAAGGAATTTTTGCCGATTTCTTATTGATTGTTGACAAATTGGCACTTTTGTAA
- a CDS encoding DUF3370 domain-containing protein — MLPFLLIFPIAQTISPPQPEEVVQQQEVRPLPGQLDNVPVFNSNSPELVLKEGILLSTFAKDGKKVPQAHLNFPFRGRFDIFAHHIARAEPPDNLRTLYLGIILHNPTKQSVKVNVLEGASYLSQPDAPFIQLPSIIDNSLGTVFAGPGDRVMTDVLRKLRQPILPAQIVIPPGQSQMLLNQPIPVKELTPPLNGRSTLIHLQSNGTVYAASLAMFAPINSDGSERSPSLQEWQNLLNNGDLAGPRDKIPTEPNSPKPIIYGRVAGVAQGSEWKALLVDRPQAKYLTIPQPGQAFSYALSTIPGGSLGTNQIQSAPMLVRYPDTAYRAHGNYGIKYSLKLPLYNNTQSRRIVTISMQTPLKEDKLVNRGLRFLSIPGPQVLFRGTVQLRYKDEQGKPQTKLIHLVQKRGQQGEALAVLNLKAGDRSDVEVDLLYPPDATPPQVLTVTTR, encoded by the coding sequence ATGTTGCCTTTTTTACTAATTTTTCCCATCGCTCAAACAATTTCCCCACCACAACCAGAGGAAGTGGTGCAACAACAAGAAGTGCGTCCTTTACCCGGACAGTTAGATAATGTGCCTGTGTTTAACAGTAATAGTCCAGAATTAGTTTTGAAAGAAGGAATTTTACTTTCTACCTTTGCAAAAGATGGGAAAAAAGTACCGCAGGCACACTTGAATTTTCCTTTTCGGGGAAGATTTGATATTTTCGCTCATCACATTGCCAGAGCGGAACCTCCAGATAATTTGCGGACGTTGTATTTAGGGATCATTTTGCACAACCCGACGAAGCAATCGGTGAAGGTGAATGTTTTGGAAGGAGCGAGTTATTTAAGTCAACCAGATGCACCGTTTATACAATTGCCATCTATTATTGATAATTCTTTAGGTACAGTTTTCGCAGGTCCAGGCGATCGCGTCATGACTGATGTTTTAAGAAAACTGCGACAACCAATTTTACCAGCACAAATAGTCATTCCGCCTGGGCAAAGTCAGATGTTGTTAAATCAGCCAATCCCCGTTAAGGAATTGACACCGCCGTTAAATGGTCGGTCAACATTGATACATCTGCAAAGTAATGGCACGGTTTATGCAGCTAGCCTTGCGATGTTTGCACCGATAAATTCTGATGGTAGCGAGCGATCGCCTTCTCTGCAAGAATGGCAGAATCTCCTCAATAACGGTGATTTAGCAGGACCGCGTGATAAAATACCCACTGAGCCAAATAGTCCTAAACCAATAATATATGGTCGTGTCGCCGGCGTTGCCCAAGGTTCTGAGTGGAAAGCTTTATTAGTAGATCGTCCCCAAGCTAAATATCTGACTATTCCCCAACCCGGTCAAGCCTTTTCTTACGCTCTGAGTACAATTCCTGGTGGTAGCTTGGGTACTAATCAAATTCAAAGTGCGCCGATGTTGGTACGCTATCCTGATACCGCATATCGCGCTCACGGCAACTATGGAATTAAATACAGTCTCAAATTGCCACTATATAATAATACTCAAAGTCGGCGCATTGTAACTATATCAATGCAAACACCACTAAAGGAAGATAAATTAGTAAATCGAGGCTTGCGCTTTTTGAGTATACCCGGACCGCAAGTATTATTTCGCGGTACAGTGCAACTACGTTACAAAGATGAGCAAGGTAAACCACAAACCAAACTTATACATTTAGTACAAAAGAGAGGTCAACAGGGTGAAGCGTTGGCAGTGCTAAATTTAAAAGCAGGCGATCGCTCCGACGTAGAAGTAGACTTACTCTATCCCCCAGACGCCACCCCACCGCAAGTATTAACAGTCACAACTCGGTAA
- a CDS encoding AAA family ATPase, with translation MGKRGLTLGKFAPLHKGHQLVIETALAEMDEVVVIIYDCPEVTEVPLTIRANWLRKIYPTIQIIEAWDGPTVVGDTPEIKKKHEDYILGRLKSQKITHFYSSEFYGKHMSEALGAINRLVDCDRQKVPISGTEIRKDPFKFRKYLHPLVYCDLITNVVFLGAPSTGKTTIASKLAQEYNTVWMPEYGREYWETHQVERRLSLEQLVEIAFGHLEREEAMKQQANQYLFIDTNAITTYHFSLYYHNSVAPTLVDLANQAALGYDLVFLCETDIPYHDTWDRSGETNRNIFQKIILSDLILRKVSFFQLRGSLDTRIQVVKRVLSQYRKYSNLLELLSPYTNV, from the coding sequence ATGGGTAAGCGGGGTCTGACACTAGGTAAATTTGCACCTCTCCACAAAGGTCATCAACTTGTTATTGAAACTGCCTTAGCAGAGATGGATGAAGTAGTTGTGATAATTTACGATTGCCCAGAGGTTACTGAGGTTCCTCTAACAATTCGGGCTAACTGGCTGCGAAAAATTTATCCAACGATTCAGATAATTGAGGCTTGGGATGGTCCAACCGTTGTTGGGGATACACCTGAGATCAAAAAAAAGCATGAAGATTATATTCTAGGGCGATTGAAATCGCAGAAAATCACTCATTTCTACAGTAGTGAATTTTATGGAAAACATATGAGCGAGGCTTTGGGAGCAATCAATCGGCTTGTGGATTGCGATCGCCAAAAAGTCCCGATCTCAGGAACGGAAATTAGAAAAGATCCCTTTAAATTTCGGAAATATTTACATCCCCTGGTGTATTGTGACCTCATTACCAATGTAGTTTTCTTAGGTGCCCCTTCAACGGGCAAAACTACGATCGCTTCCAAATTAGCGCAGGAGTACAACACCGTTTGGATGCCAGAATATGGACGTGAGTATTGGGAAACCCATCAGGTTGAGCGAAGACTCTCGCTTGAACAACTTGTGGAGATTGCATTTGGGCATCTAGAACGCGAAGAAGCCATGAAGCAACAAGCAAATCAGTATTTGTTTATAGATACGAATGCGATTACAACCTATCACTTCTCGCTGTACTATCATAATAGCGTCGCTCCAACCCTGGTAGATTTGGCAAATCAGGCAGCTTTGGGCTACGATTTAGTATTTCTTTGTGAGACAGATATCCCTTATCATGATACCTGGGATCGCTCTGGGGAGACAAATCGAAATATATTTCAGAAAATTATCCTTAGCGATCTAATTCTCCGAAAAGTTTCATTTTTTCAATTGCGAGGCAGTTTAGATACTAGAATTCAAGTTGTAAAAAGAGTTTTATCACAGTACCGGAAATACAGCAATCTTCTGGAATTGTTATCACCCTATACGAATGTTTGA
- the pnuC gene encoding nicotinamide riboside transporter PnuC has product MSYIELLGTIFYLWSVWLISKREILTWAVGIVSVLLYMALFYQIRLYSDALEQVYYLLVSVYGWWRWSTPQPDTGKVLDVRYCPHRKFLLTAVVTIVVAIALGTVMSRVHLLLPTIFQQPASYPYLDAITTVMSFTAMGLMAQKYIESWYYWIIVDIIGIGLYYAKEVKFISLLYVILLFMAINGLVSWRKAAKMRKA; this is encoded by the coding sequence ATGAGCTACATTGAACTCTTGGGAACAATTTTCTACCTATGGTCAGTTTGGCTAATTTCCAAAAGAGAAATACTTACTTGGGCTGTTGGTATCGTTAGTGTGTTACTTTATATGGCACTTTTTTACCAAATTCGCTTGTATTCTGATGCCTTAGAGCAAGTATACTATCTTTTGGTTAGTGTGTATGGCTGGTGGCGATGGAGTACACCCCAACCGGATACGGGCAAGGTATTGGATGTGCGATATTGTCCACATCGCAAATTCCTACTGACTGCGGTAGTTACTATCGTGGTGGCGATCGCTTTGGGTACAGTTATGAGTCGGGTTCATCTGTTACTCCCTACCATCTTTCAACAGCCTGCATCTTATCCATATCTGGATGCAATCACAACAGTTATGAGTTTTACCGCAATGGGACTCATGGCACAAAAGTACATTGAAAGCTGGTATTACTGGATTATAGTTGACATTATCGGAATTGGGCTGTACTACGCTAAAGAAGTTAAATTTATTTCATTGCTTTATGTGATTCTGCTTTTTATGGCAATTAATGGATTGGTTTCTTGGCGCAAGGCAGCTAAAATGCGAAAAGCCTAA